DNA from Cherax quadricarinatus isolate ZL_2023a chromosome 7, ASM3850222v1, whole genome shotgun sequence:
tgctcgttgataaagtgggcagtccaacagaatgtggctgactgataatggaacttggcaattctcacagagaggagcagggcacctctccatgagatatccatgagtaagacgagtatggccaatgcgaagacgggagagagtagtctcccaacctcgacactggtgataagaagacggccagtaacctatactcggtttaatagattgaagtttgttgccgagcatagtagaccaacgttgttgccaacgggtgtgaagttaggaagatattgcagcaaaatagtccgtaaatggaatacctctacatgaaactggtaggtcatgtactgctgaccgcgcagcagtgtctgcctgttcattgccctgtacgtcaacataaccagggacccaacaaaaaacaatatctttatgcttggtaaagatgcagcgtagccaaagttggatacggaggactaaggggtgaggtgtgtcaaatttctgtatagcctgtaaagcactaagggagtctgagacaaccacaaatgatgacacaggcatagatgcaatacggataagtgctgtaaggatggcatacaattcagcagtaaaaatactagccgaagatagtaaatgcccttgtacgacgctgtccggaaacactgctgcgaatcctacgccgtcagaagacttagagccatctgtgtacacagcaatggcatgagaaagagtgaaagtggtcaagaaaaagagagcgggaagcgaccgtagacagtggggctttcgagcaagggagagagaaataacagactcgaacagctggaacttcccaggggggtagggaaaagtgagatgctacatgtacatagaaaggtggtaattgaatagaagacaagagcgaatgaaggagtaaacaggggcggcgaacaaataaagaatgtctactaatatcagtgaccattctataaatggaaggattgcggagatcatgagagcgtacatagtagcgaaggcaatgggcatcatggcgatcggataaggatggaacgttcgcttctgcatagaggctctcgacaggggaagagcgaaaagcacaaaggcataaacgtaatccttggtgatgaatagggttaaggctagagagagtagcagaagatgccgctgaatagatctggtcaccataatcaagtttcgataaaataagggtggaatgtaggcgaaggagggttcgacgatcagctccccatgaaagatgagcaagggttttaagaaggttcagccggctgtgacaagttgccttcagagaggtaatgtgaggtttccaggataacctacgatcaaagaggaggcccagaaacttgactgtatcacgttcagggatacgggagccatagaggtgcaaagaatgatcggagatgacagagcgtctagtgaaagtaatttggtgggttttagtgctggaaaatttaaaaccacgtgtggtggcccaattggaaacacggtcgactgcatgctggagagaaactgtaataaggtgacagtcagcgcctgcacaggcaatagcgaagtcatcaacatagagtgatgaccaaatatttgatggaagactagaggccaaatcattaatagcaaggagaaaaagtgttgtgctcagaacacatccctggggaacaccttcagcttggataaagtccggggagagcacattattaacccgaacacggaaatgcctgtcagttaaaaagttcttaaggaaggatggtagattgcctcgaaggcctaaggagtgggcttgggctaaaatattatacctccaagttgtgtcatatgccttctcaaggtcaaaaaatatggcaataactgagtggttattcgcaaaggcattacggacatatgtatccaagcgtagtaaggggtctatggtagaacgtcccttacgaaagccatattgatgagtggagagactgttgtgtgtctctaaataccacactaaatgtctatttactaggcgttccatcactttgcaaactgcactggtaagagcaatggaacgatagtgggaggtttcatgtcccgtagtgcctggtttgcggaaagggagaacaatggcagatttccacagcagtggaagaactccttgtgaccaaataagattgtaaattcataataggactgcaagggctgactgatgtaaatgttgtagcatacgaatatgaatgtcgtcgggcccagctgccgatgatcggcaagctgagagtgttgcctccagttcttgaagtgtaaaaggcacattatactgttcttctctgagagaagaaaagtccaagggtgctaactctctggcagactttgaggaaagaaatgaggggcatagatgattgccaatttcattggcaacatctagtgggtttgctatatcaacaccggcaacccgcagaacaggagccgggtcaggagaatatttaccactcagttttcgtactttttttccagactgcactcatagaggaagcagaggtgatggtggagacataatctcgccagcaagtgcgtttagcgtcacggatgacacggcgagcgatcgcacacttctgcttaaaatcaagaagtctctctgtggttctattgtaccggtacctgccccatgcagtgcgtttcaaacgtactgtatgagcacaagcaggagaccaccaaggcacgcatttctgagaatgcctgcccgaagtttggggtatagaatgagaagctgctgttaaaacggaggacgagaagaggtgtaaaagctcatcgatggaggacgaagaaggaacctctctaaaaacagttaggtgtgagtaaaggttccaatttgcctgatcaaattgccagcatgggatgcgaagaggtggtgaatatgaaggggaagtaagaatgattgggaaatgatcgctctcatgtaagtccggaagaacagaccaagtgaagtctaatgcggcggaggaagagcagactgagagatcgatgcaagagagagtgtgagtccgaggatcaaaatgggtgtgagtacctgtatttaaaacatggagggggtgggtggcaagaaaagcctctaactgaatgccacgggaatcacagtgagacccccccccccccagaggaaatggtgggcattaaaatcaccaagtaacagaatcggtggtggtaatgacgaaacaagaaaggcaatatccggaatagataatgcccgagaaggagagagatataaagaacagagcgtataccacctgtgcaagtggatacaggctgctgtgtaatgcagcgaagtacgaacaaatagctgatggtacggaatatcagtgcgtagaagaaggacactttcattaaaggtcccatcaggaaaagtatctgaggaatacaataaattatagcctgagatgggagagataacagcagagtgtaattttggttcctgtaagcaatcatcaacaggggaaaactgggagagtaacatctgaagctcaccccgattacccctgaggccgcgtatattccactgtaaataggtcatgattggcaatgataaagatacctgaaatccgcaggtaagggttcctacgtactagaggggttagaaaagtccacatgcggaggcagtggaaaacgttcaagcagcgaaggaacggtgcgctgtgaagaaaagagttgcgcagatggagtagaggagagagaaggagcggagggtggatcagtgtccattgatggtttggtctctgcaatatattcagagattgcttcaagtgtttaagaattcagagacgtcgtatgggagacaatattggaaatggtagggggaggatgagtaaagattggaactgtaatggaccgtaccaaggtaggggggggggcgaaagggtggagggaactggagaagcgtggaaggggacagaagaggcagaaacctgggaggtcgcagaagaggaagaaacttgggagggaacaggggaggaaggtacagtacgaggaggagggtgaacctctacacttgtaacagagccagtgagagggggagaaccaggtacagagacagggaagggaaaatgaggaggtggaagatgggtaggaggtgttaactgacctttttttgacttttgagaagtagagggacaattgggaggaggtgtcatacgagatctcgtcactactgaggcttgtgagagagaactcgaagaagcgagatcagactgagacgttgaagtagggacgtctgagcaaaggaattagctacaggagtgactatgggagaggtaaccacagaggtgggtgcaggagatgggataccagaagtggggggacgttttgaaacacgggaataagaaacacgaggtagtctcccttggaggcggagatgagaaactgccatggcataagggagaccttctgcctctttgaggtaacggatttcccgctcgtttaagtagacttgacaccggcgagagtacgaagggtgagcctcatgacaattaaggcaagagggaggtcaattgcaagacgtattagaatggtcatcggcaccacagactgggcattcggcgatagatctgcaatatttcgctggatggccaaatcgacagcaatttctacactgttgcggtgtagggatcacctttcgaacttgtaaccgatgtcctgctacataaactgaggatgggagttcacggctgtcaaaagttaaacgagccacattgctagggtatcgtttccgcccgcgggcaggaagaacgtaagtgtctaccttgaggattgggagatcttggagttccagctgttcaagaatgtcagtgccacatctctggaaattttgttgaactatggtatggggtagaatgacggtaccactacaagaattgagggaatgatgcttttcaatagttacaggaacagtatcgatatgggaaagacgagaaagctcatgagcctgggtagcattctgtacggtgacgatgcgcgtactgctcttaagagcatcaaaagaaatatctttaccaacatggcgtagaagtgccttgccaatactgtggtcagaaagataggcagtagaggaagttggtcgtaaagtgaagaatttagtccattgtgcagtctgaaactgagcgtggaaaggtagtgaaggacgtgtcgatcttttatgagaagaacgagaaggtggagaagtatcatcagcaggtaattgtcgttggcgtttaggcgtgggaccagagttggtccgacatggaacgggccggcgattcgaaaattgccacaccgtagagggagaggctggaagcatagtcagaggagagcgaaggtcagataaatcgaaggagtcagtcgaggcctcagtacctgaagcgggtgaggaaacagcaccggcaagaggtacagaggcatgaggagtgtccgaagagtggtccaaagacgaggcggggtcagaacggggtgcagtatcaagaaggggcccgggggtagcaggttcatggactagggctgccatggttaggttacttctttctttttgtttttaagaaaaaaaagaaagaaaagaaaataaaaataaaaaaaagaataaaaaaaggggggaccggggagggatagttcctaggaggaatgaaagggccagaaatctccctccgcacccaagaggacctcagcaccgcaagtagcgcagatgcagcatggaacccgtgccataccctacccatcatgccagtaaaccggcaatccgggatagcaacctcacatctgccgagctacctcggtggacaaaagagagggcggccggaaatccgccacaaagcatacctccttcggccaccacccccggaatccgaaaggtggcttccagagatacacccgtcgcccgagagacacccaaagccaccctccgggataccggagagggatcaggatatccccaggcaatccagattccacggcaaactacgccaccgccaagaacctcaacggaatgggatggaccccagtaccctttcccctacctaggaactagcgtgcctgtgggaaaaaaaaaaaaaaaaccaaaggccaaaaaggaagggcaaaaggaaggggtggggaggaggaggaggaaaggaaaaaggggaggatgggatagggaacaggggattgggggggtaattaggttcggtctgaggaagtagaccgacaggtctaattcctcagaccaagagcctcttcaccacgccaaggagccccccttgaagaggtgcatGGGTCATGAGACATTTTCCTTGactggttcaatgaagtgtttggccacagtgtgaaaaaatacctcctggaaaataaattggaactcaagtgcctcctggtaatggacaatgctcctgctcatcctccagacttggaagagcaaatggtgcaGGAGTTTTGTTTTATGAaagaagttcttgccccctaataccactcctctccttcagcccaaggaccagcaggtcatttcaaacttcaaaaaactgtacaccaaagcagtgtttcaaaggtgctttgaagtacaataaggcacctaaactactgggaacggctgaaggtccttgatctgtattcgctcgaacgtaggcgagagagatacatgataatatacacttggaaggccctggagggattggtaccaaacctgcatatgaaaatcacttcctatgaaagtaaaagactcggcaggagatggaacatttccccgatgaaaaacaggggtgccacgagtactttgagagagaacacaataagtgtccggggcccaaaactgttcaattgcctcccagcatacataagggggattaccaatagacccctggctgttttcaagaaggcactggacaggcacctgtggttcgtacgtcagcttgcgtgcggccagcagtaacagcctggttgatcagactgagccaccacgaggcctggtctcagaccgggccgcaggggtgttgacccccgaaccctctccaggtgaactccaggtgacctcagacactgaaatgACCTTAAgaagagttctggaaagatcacttcaatatcctccattgcataaaccttacaggtaaggctcgggagggagtgacttccaggggGTTGGACATGAGtttcgaggatgtggaagagttgctggaggaccactacagagctgcaagacctgcatctgcaacagcaatagACCatagctcaggaaattgctttagaggaggaggaagagagatggaggaaggtgccttcttcaaagattaaggacatttgtgcaatgtggacaaaggtgcaaacatttatggatgaacttcaccctgacaaagctgttgccgGCCGtactggcaacatgtacaatgacaatcttgtgtcccattttagggatgttttaaagaaacaccagaaacagttctctggacagatattttgtgcaacaggatAAAAATATTAtggggaccagcttgagagtccagtgactctcaagctggtctcattgccattaaaaaacaaagaagggaatgaaccccagtacactattgtttggaaggggattcccctttcaaacaatagtgtacctttatcctctctcctcctcccatcttccatctaCCCAAAAGTCTTCATTAAGgtaagtgtaatattattattttatatatgtatgtacttgatttctcattgttttctgtatgtaaatcttcatttaatttaaaaaaaatgtttttttttattttttgggtgtctgtaacagattaattgtatttccattatttcttatggggaaaatggtttcgccattcaTGAATTTTGATtttcagcagactctctggaacggattaatcacgaaaaacAAGGGTTCACTGtatagcgaaatgtttggatgaatgagcataAGTTTCCTGACTCGCCCAGAGACACAAACAGACTGACTCACGAGCCGTGGGCGTGCGGGTGGACACGTCCAATACGGCCGATGAGCGAAATAATAGCCAATAACAGGAATAAAATTTCGGCCAAAAAAAGGGCGATAACCAGGTTGGCCGATATCCGGAACAGccaataaccaagggtccactgtatttctttataTTTTAATAACTTTAATACAGTAAATaatttattactttttttttttttcaacaagtcagctgtctcccaccgaggcagggtgacccaaaaagaaagaaaatccccaaaaagaaaatattttcatcatcattcaacacttccacctcactcacacataatcactgtttttgcagaggtgctcagaacacaacagtttagaagcatatacgtataaagatacacaacatatccctccaaactgctaatatcccaaaacccctcctttagagtgcaggcattgtacgtcATTTATCATAAACCAAGCCTGTGACTTGTAGTCAATATTAAGATGTACATTCTTATTACCTGACTGAGGTTGGGCTGGCTGCCCAGCAAATGGAGGCTGAGAATACCCTCCATCAGGATCTGTGGCATCTGGGTAACTATTGTATCCTCCCATGTTGGTAGGATCGGCCTCATAACTTGGGGCAAAGGCTTGGTCTGCTCCCTGCCTGTACCTCAAGAATGCCAGGTAAGCAGCACCTGCCTAGAAAGAAAAAAGCTCTTATACATAATTAAATACTGGTGGCAATCTTGTCTTGTGCCCTGGTGAACACACAATAATGCCTAATAAATATGAAGATCAACACAAATAATCTGCAGAATACATGGCACAGTTTTACAGACCAAATATGGAAGACAAAACACCACAAATTTACCTATGCTCCTGTAGCTATAGATAGATCCTAGAATCACACCAACTCAAATTTCAAATTTTTGTTATTACTGGTAGGTAGGTAATAGATGACCAATGTattaaaataacaagaaaataataataataattcagtaaAATCTCTCATTAATGAAATTCTGTAATATTGGACACAAAAATAGCCCGACAAACCTTGGAAGCATCGGGCAAAATGGAAAAAAGTCTACAAATCCAAATTTTGTTTGTTAATGCCTTAGGAATACGTATGAGAGTATGGCGGTACAAACACTTAGATGGGTGTGATTAataggttgtgaatgttgcagcgaggaagcAGCTGGACAGAGTGGAGATGTTATGCCTTAGGGGATGTGTGCTGTGAACATTATGCAACGAATTcacagtttggagattaggaggaggtgcaaggctactaaaagtattatccagagggatgagTTGTTtggagcaaaacaggatgacttggaaggtgcacaaatctgtagtggagggaaagcagggtaaggatcatcctaggaatctcccaaaagcaaagtgtcatcagcaaagagcaactgtgaaaacACCCACTTTGtgctagattctttatcttttaaccccacacttcttgccaacacctgagcattcactatTCATTAAtgtttttaaccccttgactgtcgcaacccccaatcctgaggtgtctcctggtgtcgcaaaatttcaaaaaaaaaaaaaaaaaaaaaaaaaaatcttatgaaatgatctttcccgattgtaatggcaCCAAAACAAAAATGAaacttgatggaaaactgatggaattacgctctcgcgaagttagcaacatcggcaatatttacaaatcggcgatttcgcccactttgagccctattttcggctaattccattgtaccagtcgaccaaactcatagctatttctttagaactccattttactatcgattgagtacaagaaagtgcccatttactgatttcaactatccaataacgtggtcagaaatttgcaatttggccaatttcacaaaaattaaaaaatataacaatttcaaaataaggtccaaaaTGAACAAAGCAAAatgaacattttctttgttcatcagtcacatctcctggcccctatgatattactcttgctttctattttgaatttttattcaaacaaaaaatagaagatttaccgttatgcagactactgcaatactgtaataattgtacaaataatgtcaacccattcatgactgtacattagaatggctagttggacatttattggacaatgacatcatttgtttacttttgaacatcggcaaaaatcaaacatttcccctaatttgagctccatttccaggttctttttatagtaaaaccaatcaaaatcacctctatttctataatatgtttaccattctaccaaatgagacaaagaaaatgagaatataaccataaatactataggaaaatagaccacaaagtcggcattttaattaaaaaagaaacggttggagtttttttttctcattatgcactgcgtgctccaggattttttttatatggtgcacactgaccacacagacccattctctcacatgtgggcctaccagctttctcctgcttgatttgaagccgctagaatttatgagtatactatataagtcaaacacggtacctcgcaagacgtatatatacgaccgaaacagtcaaagggttaataattatTAGTATGTGGTTTTTGCACTGTAAAGGTTTTAAACAGATGGCTTAGGCATGAAATCTTCTGTTCATATTTATATGGCCTAGGGAAAGACAAATGCTGACCCTGGCTCAATAAAGAATATGTTGAAGTGGTCCTCTTAACCTCAACACACAACTGGCACGAAGTCATCAGCTGATATAACAAATGACTCGCACTGTCTACTACTCAGTACTCACACCTATCTCTAAACACTTCTTTATCAATAAGCAAGAGAACCATGAACtgaaccctttgagggtccgtgccgtagatctacggctttacgttgagggtccaaacagtagatctacatcatgagctcagctcactctgataagctgcgagtggtaaattttggcctagatatgagagaatacatctatgtggtatgtgtgcaccacataaaacaaaccctgcagcacatagtgcataatgagagaaaaaactgagactgtaattttcgattaaaacagcaactttgcagcgttttttcgtatattttttatagttgtgtatttgcgatttcttggtctcatttgatagaatggaagatatattacagaaatagagatgattttgattggttttagtactggatatggcttgaaactgagctcaaagtagtggaaatgttaaatttttgctaatgttcaagagtaaacaaatgacctcacacgtctaatacatgcctgCTGGTGTAGACGGTCTAacatacgttcacaaatgtggtgatattatttatacaattattacaatattgcataacagtaaatcttctattttttggtttgaataaaaattcattatgtgaataaaaaatcaaaatggaattcattagtaaagcctgaaaacataactaatgaacagaggaaatgttagtttagttccaggaatgcatgcattgtttattctggaccctattttgaaactgaaatattttgaactttgcattaaattggctaaattaccaatttccgatcactttattttgtagttgaaatagttgacttggcgaattcttgtgctcaatcgatagaatagaagtaatactagtgaaatagctaagaatctggtcgactggaataatgtaattagcctaaaatgggagtcaaagtcggcaaaatcgccgattcgtaagtATCGctgacatcaaaattcgcgagagcataatttcatcaattttcatactttttgttttattaccttcagaaaaagattctcttaacatttcataaggaaaaataacaaaattattttttgaaaattcttggacactggtgcacactatgaaatttggcctctggaccctgaaagggttaaggaaggatAAATTTCTTACCTGTCACTATTACAAACAGGAAAATTGTATACTGAAATGCATAAATGGTATCAGCTAATAAAACAAAGGATCACAACCATCTACTCGAATGAACTCAGTCACTGTCTCCAAACAATTATACATACATtgaatatacagtggtccctcgtttatcataattaatctgttcctggaggtgttactattatcgaaatctatgattttcgaatcaattttccccataagaaataatta
Protein-coding regions in this window:
- the LOC128686731 gene encoding synaptogyrin-2; amino-acid sequence: MQAAIAFSFFSIFPWAGAAYLAFLRYRQGADQAFAPSYEADPTNMGGYNSYPDATDPDGGYSQPPFAGQPAQPQSGMQQAPPY